The window CCCTACAATTTTCTCATCACCGGCGACTGCCAGGCCTTCGAGGCCCGTGGCTGGCAATACGAGAGCTTCTTTTCCCAGGAGCTACCCCTGGCCAGCTCCCTGGTAATAGCCTTCGTGGGCCAGTTCCATCGAATCCCTCCCAATCGCTGCCAGTTGAAAGTAGCCCAGGCCTTGCTCCTGGAATCGCTGAAAAGAAGAAAACTACAACCGGATTACCAGCTATATGTGCTGGGCAGTAATACAGGGGCTGTGGAGCGGGAACTGGAACTCTGGCCAAGGTATGCCGGACACCGGAGC of the Drosophila ananassae strain 14024-0371.13 chromosome 2R, ASM1763931v2, whole genome shotgun sequence genome contains:
- the LOC6506630 gene encoding peptidoglycan-recognition protein LD isoform X4: MDVQDEGTVLDPLKVVTVFFTQTDSPECQEDCLEVLHELQASRKEELPYNFLITGDCQAFEARGWQYESFFSQELPLASSLVIAFVGQFHRIPPNRCQLKVAQALLLESLKRRKLQPDYQLYVLGSNTGAVERELELWPRYAGHRSINIQRSAG